A region from the Medicago truncatula cultivar Jemalong A17 chromosome 6, MtrunA17r5.0-ANR, whole genome shotgun sequence genome encodes:
- the LOC25496443 gene encoding beta-carotene hydroxylase 2, chloroplastic — MAAGLTATITIQPLNRYYKPLLPYNLQKPTPTLILSPLRCFHQKTTLKTQRLKSFTLCVLMEDPKRDTQMEIEEEKSTTLQENNYIIPQVVSLKMAEKLARKKSERFTYLVAAVMSSLGITSMAVLSVYLRFSWQMEGSGEIPWSEMFGTFALSVGAAVGMEFWARWAHKALWHASLWHMHESHHRAREGAFELNDVFAIINAVPAIALLNFGFFHKGLVPGLCFGAGLGITVFGMAYMFVHDGLVHRRFSVGPIANVPYFRRVAAAHKLHHSDKFEGVPYGLFLGPKELEEVGGLEELEKEISRRTKSYNSSS, encoded by the exons ATGGCGGCAGGACTAACCGCCACTATAACAATTCAACCCTTAAACCGTTACTACAAACCTTTGTTACCTTATAATCTCCAAAAACCAACACCAACACTTATCTTATCCCCTTTAAGATGTTTTCATCAAAAAACAACCTTAAAAACACAAAGGTTGAAAAGCTTTACCCTTTGTGTTCTCATGGAAGATCCAAAACGTGATACACAAAtggaaattgaagaagaaaaatcaacaacTCTTCAagagaataattatattattcCTCAAGTTGTGTCACTAAAAATGGCAGAGAAATTAGCTAGGAAAAAATCAGAGAGGTTTACTTATCTTGTTGCAGCTGTTATGTCTAGCCTTGGTATAACATCTATGGCTGTGTTGTCTGTTTATTTAAGATTTTCATGGCAAATGGAG GGAAGTGGAGAAATTCCTTGGTCTGAAATGTTTGGTACATTTGCTCTATCTGTGGGTGCTGCT GTGGGAATGGAGTTTTGGGCTAGATGGGCTCACAAGGCTCTTTGGCATGCTTCCTTGTGGCACATGCATGAG TCCCATCATAGAGCAAGAGAAGGAGCTTTCGAGTTGAATGATGTTTTTGCAATAATCAATGCTGTTCCTGCTATCGCTCTCCTTAACTTTGGTTTCTTTCACAAAGGATTGGTCCCTGGTCTTTGCTTTGGTGCG GGTCTTGGAATTACGGTATTTGGGATGGCCTACATGTTTGTACATGATGGTTTGGTTCATAGGAGATTCTCAGTGGGACCCATTGCCAATGTGCCCTATTTCAGAAGGGTAGCTGCAGCCCACAAA CTTCACCATTCAGACAAATTCGAAGGGGTGCCATATGGGCTGTTTTTGGGACCAAAG GAACTTGAGGAAGTGGGAGGGCTAGAAGAGCTAGAGAAAGAGATAAGTAGGAGGACAAAATCATACAATAGTAGTTCATGA